Proteins found in one Coffea eugenioides isolate CCC68of chromosome 5, Ceug_1.0, whole genome shotgun sequence genomic segment:
- the LOC113770539 gene encoding acidic endochitinase SE2-like, with protein MDFSLQPLFLAIMSLLMISSLTRSSEGAGIATYWGQNGNEGSLEEACLSGNYDYVNIAFLVSFGSGQTPELNLAGHCIPSPCTFLSSQIQVCQSLGIKVLLSLGGGAAGTGRGPILASPEDARDVAAYLWDNYLGGQSSSRPLGDAILDGIDFDIELGSNLYWDDLARALSGYSTAERKVYLSAAPQCPIPDYYLDTAIKTGLFDYVWVQFYNNPPCQYTSGDPSKLFASWDQWASYTGVNTLFLGLPAAPEAAPSGGYILPQELIDVVLPYVESYSKYGGVMLWSRYYDKNYSSTIRPYVNSDPLTYTTKSVKKSHAVA; from the coding sequence atggattTTTCCTTGCAGCCACTGTTCCTAGCAATAATGTCCCTGCTGATGATATCTTCATTGACCAGGTCCTCAGAAGGCGCTGGAATCGCGACCTACTGGGGCCAAAATGGTAATGAAGGAAGCCTGGAAGAGGCCTGCCTTAGTGGCAACTATGACTATGTAAATATTGCCTTTCTGGTATCCTTTGGCAGTGGCCAAACACCGGAACTGAACTTAGCTGGCCACTGTATTCCGAGCCCATGCACCTTCCTGAGTTCTCAGATACAGGTTTGCCAGAGCCTAGGCATCAAAGTGCTCCTTTCTCTTGGTGGAGGTGCTGCCGGGACAGGAAGAGGACCAATCCTGGCTTCTCCCGAGGATGCTCGCGATGTTGCAGCCTACCTCTGGGACAATTATTTGGGTGGTCAATCATCCTCTCGTCCACTTGGTGATGCTATTTTGGATGGTATAGACTTTGATATCGAACTTGGATCGAACTTGTATTGGGATGATCTCGCCCGGGCACTCTCGGGATACAGCACAGCAGAGAGAAAGGTGTACCTATCTGCAGCACCACAATGTCCCATTCCTGACTATTATCTTGACACTGCTATCAAAACTGGCCTCTTTGACTACGTGTGGGTGCAATTTTACAACAATCCTCCTTGTCAGTATACATCAGGCGATCCCAGTAAACTCTTTGCCAGTTGGGATCAATGGGCTTCATATACAGGCGTTAATACATTATTCCTGGGATTACCTGCAGCCCCCGAGGCCGCACCTAGTGGCGGTTACATCCTACCCCAAGAGCTAATTGATGTGGTTCTTCCCTATGTCGAGAGCTATTCGAAGTATGGAGGGGTCATGCTTTGGAGCAGATACTATGACAAAAACTACAGTTCAACAATCAGGCCTTATGTTAACAGTGATCCTCTGACTTATACAACCAAGTCCGTGAAAAAATCTCATGCTGTAGCATGA